From the Cyanobium sp. M30B3 genome, the window GTGGCCGAGGCGATGCAGGCCGATGGCATTGAGATCCGCTTCGCCCATTCGCCCGCCGCCATCAGCGGTGAGCCCGGCCAGCTCACCCTCACCACCCAGAGCGGCGAACAGCTGGCCTGCGGCGGGGTGCTGCTGGCCACCGGCCGCAGGCCATTCCTCGAGGGGCTGAACCTGGAAGCCGCCGGCGTGGCGGTGGAGGGCCATCGCATCCCGGTGGACGCCGACCAGCGCACCAACGTGCCGGGCATCTACGCCGTGGGCGACGTCACCGACCGGGTGAATCTCACCCCGGTGGCGGTGGACGAGGGCCGGGCCTTCGCCGACACCGTGTATGGCAACCGGCCGCGCCAAGTCGACCACGACCTGATCGCCAGTGCGGTGTTCAGCCAGCCGGAGCTCTCCGGCGTGGGCCTCACCGAGGAGCAGGCGGTGGAGCGCCTGGGCCAGGAGGCGATCCAGGTGCACCGGGCCCGCTTCCGGCCGATGAGCCAGGCCCTGCCCGCCAGCGGCCCGCGGGTGCTGCTCAAGCTGATCGTGGAGCGCGCCACCGGCAAGGTGCTGGGCTGCCACATGGTGGGCGAGCACGCCGCCGAGATCATCCAGATGGCGGCGATCGCCATCGGTATGGGCGCCACCAAGGCCGATTTCGACCGCACCATGGCCCTGCATCCCTCGGTGGCCGAGGAATTCGTGACCATGCCCAACTGAGCACAAGCACTCAATCGGCCGTTTCGGTGGCCAGGGGCACGGAATCACCCCCCGACGATTGCTTCAACTGAGGGCAATCGTGTTCGTCCCGATGCTCAACGGCACCCTGGAGATGCAGGTCATGTCCGACAGCGGCTCTCCCACCAGCACCAGCGATGCGTCCGCCATGGCCGCCCCCGAGGCCTTCCTGGCCATCGCCCTGGCCGCCGTGTCGTGGGACGGGGTGCTCAGCCCCGCCGGCACCCGCGCCCTGCGCCACGCCATCGACTACCGCCACCCCTATGTGGATCTGGCCGAGCAGGACGTGGCCCTGATGATCGACGGGTTGCTGGGGCGGCTGCGCAGCCAGGGCGCCCAGCAGCTGATGCTGCGGGC encodes:
- a CDS encoding tellurite resistance TerB family protein, translating into MAAPEAFLAIALAAVSWDGVLSPAGTRALRHAIDYRHPYVDLAEQDVALMIDGLLGRLRSQGAQQLMLRAAAGLTPDLRRTAFATAAEIMRSDGPLQADEQNILSTLAATLELPEADSAPLLALMEVLHAPVE
- the gorA gene encoding glutathione-disulfide reductase, coding for MADCFDLIVLGAGSGGLAAAKRAASYGAKVAIVEGDRVGGTCVIRGCVPKKLLVYGSAYRHLLEAAPSHGWDLGDVRRDPARLLANVRAEVDRLNTLHIGLLEKAGVELVSGWGCFQGPGEVLVRSVDGSERLLKGERTLIAVGGRPHRPAIPGAELGWVSDDMFLLESLPEAVVVVGAGFIACEFACILNGLGVRVTQMVRGDHLLRGFDREASDAVAEAMQADGIEIRFAHSPAAISGEPGQLTLTTQSGEQLACGGVLLATGRRPFLEGLNLEAAGVAVEGHRIPVDADQRTNVPGIYAVGDVTDRVNLTPVAVDEGRAFADTVYGNRPRQVDHDLIASAVFSQPELSGVGLTEEQAVERLGQEAIQVHRARFRPMSQALPASGPRVLLKLIVERATGKVLGCHMVGEHAAEIIQMAAIAIGMGATKADFDRTMALHPSVAEEFVTMPN